In Lacerta agilis isolate rLacAgi1 chromosome 1, rLacAgi1.pri, whole genome shotgun sequence, the following proteins share a genomic window:
- the ARG2 gene encoding arginase-2, mitochondrial, which produces MSLRSSFARLLKQQAGSTINVQKRPAHSVALIGAPFSRGQKRRGVDHGPAAIRNAGLVGKLTGMGCQVYDLGDLNFTQVPNDDLYNNLVINPRSVGSASQVLADTVNGAVAAGHSCVTIGGDHSLALGSISGHSRQYPHLCVIWVDAHADINTPLTTQSGNLHGQPVSFLLRELQDKVPLLPGFSWLKPCLSRSDIVYIGLRDVDPAEHYILKNYGIQYFSTRDIDRLGIHKVMERTFDHLLGRGQRPIHLSFDIDAFDPTLAPATGTPVLGGLTYREGMYISEEIHNTGLLSAMDLVEVNPLLGDSQEKVNATVNLAVDVIATCFGQTREGAHIMFDNLPTPSSPDESDSEEQVRM; this is translated from the exons ATGTCCCTTCGCAGCAGCTTCGCGCGGCTCCTCAAGCAGCAGGCAGGCTCCACAATAAACGTCCAGAAGAGACCGGCGCACTCGGTGGCCCTCATCGGAGCCCCTTTCTCCAGGGGGCAG AAAAGAAGAGGAGTGGATCACGGTCCCGCAGCCATAAGAAATGCAGGGCTGGTGGGGAAGCTGACTGGCATGG GTTGCCAGGTGTATGATCTAGGAGATTTAAATTTCACCCAGGTGCCCAACGATGATCTCTACAACAACCTAGTCATAAACCCACGCTCTGTGGGATCTGCTAGCCAAGTACTGGCGGACACAGTGAATGGAGCTGTTGCCGCTGGTCATAGCTGTGTAACCATTGGAGGAGATCACAG tttAGCGCTTGGGTCAATCAGTGGTCACTCAAGGCAGTACCCACACTTATGTGTGATCTGGGTTGATGCACACGCAGACATTAACACTCCACTCACAACCCAATCAGGAAATCTCCATGGACAGCCAGTCTCATTCCTTTTAAGAGAACTTCAAGATAAA GTGCCGCTGCTTCCTGGATTTTCCTGGCTAAAGCCCTGCCTTTCACGATCAGATATTGTATATATTGGCCTCAGAGATGTTGACCCTGCTGAACA CTATATTTTGAAGAACTATGGCATCCAGTATTTTTCAACAAGAGATATTGATCGTTTGGGAATCCACAAAGTGATGGAAAGAACATTTGACCACCTTCTGGGCAG AGGACAAAGACCAATCCACCTGAGCTTTGACATTGATGCCTTTGACCCAACTCTGGCTCCAGCAACAGGGACTCCTGTCTTGGGTGGATTAACATATCGTGAAGGCATGTACATTTCAGAGGAAATACATAACACAG GCCTGCTTTCAGCCATGGACCTTGTAGAAGTAAATCCACTGCTTGGAGATTCACAGGAGAAAGTGAATGCAACTGTTAACCTTGCAGTAGATGTGATTGCTACATGCTTTGGGCAGACAAGAGAAGGAGCACACATCATGTTTGATAATCTCCCAACACCCAGTTCACCAGATGAGTCTGACAGTGAAGAGCAAGTACGGATGTAG
- the PIGH gene encoding phosphatidylinositol N-acetylglucosaminyltransferase subunit H, producing MAEEEGYLALSGERITLQRLHHSASCREFQVRCPRLQLRSLSAVTCSVWLVAYGLFVLSQNSGVLSAAIFVTLIGLLVYLHFVKIDQESLLIVGSLGIQMTSSYASGKESTTFIEISQVKDVVINEAIYMQKVIYYLCILLQDPVEPHVVSEVVPLFQSSKPRLDCLVQVYKSCQEILEQRKTY from the exons atggcggaggaagaggggtacCTGGCCCTGTCCGGGGAGCGCATCACGCTGCAGCGCCTCCACCACAGCGCCTCCTGCCGGGAGTTTCAGGTGCGCTGCCCGAGGCTGCAGCTGCGTTCGCTCAGCGCCGTCACGTGCTCCGTGTGGCTGGTGGCCTACGGGCTCTTCGTCCTCAGCCAG AACAGTGGGGTGCTCTCTGCTGCTATATTTGTCACACTGATAGGCTTGCTTGTGTACCTGCACTTCGTGAAAATTGACCAGGAGTCTCTGCTTATTGTTGGCTCACTTGGAATACAGATGACTTCATCTTATGCATCTGGCAAAGAAAGTACAACCTTTATAGAGATAAGCCAGGTAAAAGATGTGGTCATCAATGAAGCCATCTATATG caAAAGGTTATCTATTACCTGTGCATCCTTCTCCAAGACCCCGTGGAACCTCATGTTGTTTCAGAGGTAGTACCATTGTTCCAG AGCTCCAAGCCACGTCTAGACTGCCTTGTCCAAGTGTACAAAAGCTGCCAAGAAATCCTGGAGCAGAGGAAGACATATTGA
- the VTI1B gene encoding vesicle transport through interaction with t-SNAREs homolog 1B: MAERGAGSSEHLERLHEIFRGLHGELRGAPERLRGSSAVEEKKKLIREFDEKQKEANETLREMEEELKYAPMSFHNQMMAKIRTYRRELAMFQRKMKSTDLGVVPGGHGDPKFGIYSTENEQSTQLQSQRVLLLQGTESLNRATQSIERSHQIAAETDQVGTEIIEVLGEQREQLDRTKGRLVNTSENLSKSRKILRAMSRKVMTNKLLLSFIIILELAILGGVVYYKFFS, translated from the exons ATGGCGGAGCGCGGCGCCGGCTCTTCGGAGCACTTGGAGCGGCTGCACGAGATCTTCCGCGGCTTGCACGGGGAGCTGCGAGGAGCCCCCGAGAGGCTGCGCGGAAGCTCGGCCGTTG aagagaagaagaagttgATTCGAGAATTTGatgaaaaacaaaaggaagcaaaTGAAACG CTACGGGAAATGGAAGAAGAACTGAAATATGCTCCAATGTCCTTCCACAATCAAATGATGGCCAAAATTCGGACTTACAGAAGAGAACTTGCCATGTTTCAGAGGAAGATGAAAAGTACAGATTTGGGAGTGGTTCCAGGAGGACATGGAGATCCAAAGTTTGGTATCTACTCCACAGAAAATGAGCAGAGT ACCCAGCTCCAGTCTCAGAGGGTGCTGCTGCTTCAAGGAACAGAAAGCTTGAACCGAGCCACTCAGAGCATAGAGCGTTCGCACCAGATTGCTGCAGAGACAGATCAAGTTGGTACAGAGATCATTGAAGTACTTGGGGAGCAGCGGGAGCAGTTGGACCGCACCAAGGGCAGA ctgGTGAACACGAGTGAAAATTTAAGCAAAAGTCGAAAGATACTGCGTGCGATGTCAAGAAA GGTTATGACAAACAAATTGTTGCTCTCCTTTATCATCATTTTGGAGTTAGCCATTCTGGGAGGTGTCGTATACTACAAATTCTTCAGCTGA